One Schistocerca piceifrons isolate TAMUIC-IGC-003096 chromosome 11, iqSchPice1.1, whole genome shotgun sequence genomic window carries:
- the LOC124719864 gene encoding glycine-rich cell wall structural protein 1.8-like yields MHLHFWQSVFGPGRGKGAGQYRAGERGRGSTGQGKGGGAVQGRGKGAGQYRAGERGRGSTGQGKGGGAVQGRGKGAGLYRAGERGRGCTGQGKGGGAVQGRGKGAGLYRAGERGRGCTGQGKGGGAVQGRGKGAGLYRAGERGRGCTGQGKGGGAVQGRGKGAGLYRAGERGRGCTGQGKGGGAVQGRGKGAGLYRAGERGRGCTGQGKGGGAVQGRGKGAGLYRAGERGRGCTGQGKGGGAVQGRGKGAGLYRAGERGRGCTGQGKGGGAVQGRGKGAGLYRAGERGRGCTGQGKGGGAVQGRGKGAGLYRAGERGRGCTGQGKGGGAVQGRGKGAGLYRAGERGRGCTGQGKGGGAVQGRGKGAGLYRAGERGRGCTGQGKGGGAVQGRGKGAGLYRAGERGRGCTGQGKGGGAVQGRGKGAGLYRAGERGRGCTGQGKGGGGCTGQGKGGGGCTGQGKGGGGCTGTLANCGVSAPQDGQPRRLEGRSPSKVALSRATQRVS; encoded by the exons ATGCATCTGCACTTTTGGCAATCAGTTTTTGGCCCG ggcaggggaaagggggcggggcagtacagggcaggggaaagggggcggggcagtacagggcaggggaaagggggcggggcagtacagggcaggggaaagggggcggggcagtacagggcaggggaaagggggcggggcagtacagggcaggggaaagggggcggggcagtacagggcaggggaaagggggcggggctgtacagggcaggggaaagggggcggggctgtacagggcaggggaaagggggcggggctgtacagggcaggggaaagggggcggggctgtacagggcaggggaaagggggcggggctgtacagggcaggggaaagggggcggggctgtacagggcaggggaaagggggcggggctgtacagggcaggggaaagggggcggggctgtacagggcaggggaaagggggcggggctgtacagggcaggggaaagggggcggggctgtacagggcaggggaaagggggcggggctgtacagggcaggggaaagggggcggggctgtacagggcaggggaaagggggcggggctgtacagggcaggggaaagggggcggggctgtacagggcaggggaaagggggcggggctgtacagggcaggggaaagggggcggggctgtacagggcaggggaaagggggcggggctgtacagggcaggggaaagggggcggggctgtacagggcaggggaaagggggcggggctgtacagggcaggggaaagggggcggggctgtacagggcaggggaaagggggcggggctgtacagggcaggggaaagggggcggggctgtacagggcaggggaaagggggcggggctgtacagggcaggggaaagggggcggggctgtacagggcaggggaaagggggcggggctgtacagggcaggggaaagggggcggggctgtacagggcaggggaaagggggcggggctgtacagggcaggggaaagggggcggggctgtacagggcaggggaaagggggcggggctgtacagggcaggggaaagggggcggggctgtacagggcaggggaaagggggcggggctgtacagggcaggggaaagggggcggggctgtacagggcaggggaaagggggcggggctgtacagggcaggggaaagggggcggggctgtacagggcaggggaaagggggcggggctgtacagggcaggggaaagggggcggggctgtacagggcaggggaaagggggcggggctgtacagggcaggggaaagggggcggggctgtacagggcaggggaaagggggcgggggctgtacagggcaggggaaagggggcgggggctgtacagggcaggggaaagggggcgggggctgtacagg